A single genomic interval of Bacillota bacterium harbors:
- a CDS encoding ferredoxin family protein — MPWYPTVDAEKCSGCRSCFEFCSHGTYGWDEDAGKPVVKNAFSCVVGCSSCAARCPSEAISFPPLSILKQYL; from the coding sequence ATTCCGTGGTATCCGACTGTGGATGCTGAGAAGTGTTCGGGATGCCGGTCGTGCTTCGAGTTCTGTTCTCATGGGACCTACGGCTGGGATGAAGATGCAGGGAAGCCTGTGGTGAAGAACGCGTTCAGCTGCGTAGTCGGGTGTTCCTCCTGCGCGGCGCGTTGCCCGTCTGAGGCGATCTCTTTCCCGCCGCTTTCCATACTGAAGCAATACCTGTAG